The following proteins are co-located in the Seriola aureovittata isolate HTS-2021-v1 ecotype China chromosome 7, ASM2101889v1, whole genome shotgun sequence genome:
- the LOC130172655 gene encoding exostosin-1a-like, translating to MQAKKRYLILFSAGACVILLFCFGGIQVPLSRRGPSRRDDRSLTGYHPGARWRRFPGYLQPFSSWEQDRRDDHNEHISPRQKRDANSGVYTGKRCRMDSCFDFSLCERNGFKVYVYPQQKGEKMSESYQNILSSIEGSRFYTPDPGQACLFVLSLDTLDRDQLSPQYVHNLKAKIQSLPLWNGGKNHIIFNLYSGTWPDYTEDLGFDIGLAMLAKASISTENFRPNFDVSIPLFSKDHPRTGGERGYLKHNTIPPYRKYMLVFKGKRYLTGIGSDTRNALYHVHNSEDVVLLTTCKHGKDWQKHKDARCDKDNAEYDKYDYREMLYNSTFCLVPRGRRLGSFRFLEALQAACVPVMLSNGWELPFSEIIDWNTAAVIGDERLLLQIPSTVHSIHQDKILSLRQQTQFLWEAYFNSVEKIVLTTLEIIQDRVLQHTSRSNLMWNSLPGGLFTLPQYSTYLGDFPFYYAKLGIKPYSKFTAIIHVVTPLVSQSQPVMKLLVAVAKSQYCAQVIVLWNCDKPLPAKHRWPATSVPVIVIEGESKVISSRFLPYDTIPTDAVLSLDEDTVLSTTEVDFAFTVWQSFPDRIVGYPARSHFWDSNKERWGYTSKWTNDYSMVLTGAAIYHKYYHYLYTTYLPASLKTMVDQMSNCEDILMNFLVSSVSKLPPIKVTQKKQYKETMMGQSSRASRWADPDHFAQRQTCMNKFASWFGTMPLVHSQMRLDPVLFKDQVSILRKKYRDIERL from the exons ATGCAGGCCAAAAAACGGTACTTAATTCTGTTCTCCGCCGGTGCGTGTGtcattctgttgttttgttttggggggaTACAAGTCCCGCTATCCAGACGTGGACCCAGTCGGCGTGATGACCGCAGCCTCACCGGGTATCACCCCGGGGCTCGGTGGCGTCGCTTCCCGGGGTACCTGCAGCCCTTCAGCTCCTGGGAGCAAGATCGGCGCGATGATCACAATGAACACATATCTCCTAGGCAGAAGAGGGACGCTAACTCAGGCGTTTACACTGGAAAACGCTGCAGAATGGACTCCTGTTTTGATTTCTCCCTGTGTGAGAGGAATGGATTTAAAGTTTACGTCTACCCCCAGCAGAAAGGGGAAAAGATGTCAGAGAGTTATCAGAACATATTGTCCTCTATTGAAGGGTCCAGGTTCTATACACCTGACCCAGGACAGGCGTGTCTGTTTGTCCTGAGTCTGGACACACTGGACCGGGACCAGCTTTCACCCCAGTATGTGCACAACCTGAAAGCAAAAATCCAGAGCCTTCCTTTGTGGAATGGGGGCAAAAACCACATCATCTTCAACTTATACTCCGGCACCTGGCCAGACTACACGGAAGACCTTGGCTTCGACATCGGTCTTGCTATGTTGGCTAAGGCCAGCATCAGCACAGAGAACTTTAGGCCTAACTTTGACGTTTCTATCCCTCTTTTCTCTAAAGACCACCCTAGGACAGGAGGGGAAAGAGGCTACCTGAAACATAACACCATTCCCCCTTATAGGAAGTACATGCTTGTTTTTAAGGGGAAGAGGTACCTAACTGGAATAGGTTCAGACACTAGGAACGCTTTATATCATGTTCATAACTCAGAGGATGTCGTCCTCCTCACCACCTGTAAGCATGGGAAAGACTGGCAGAAGCACAAGGATGCACGCTGTGATAAAGACAACGCAGAATATGACAA ATATGACTACAGAGAGATGCTGTACAACTCCACATTTTGTCTGGTACCTCGAGGACGACGGCTGGGTTCCTTTCGCTTCTTAGAGGCTTTGCAG GCAGCTTGTGTGCCCGTGATGCTAAGTAATGGCTGGGAGCTTCCCTTCTCGGAGATCATCGACTGGAATACGGCAGCTGTGATTGGGGACGAAAGGCTGCTATTACAG ATCCCCTCAACAGTGCACTCCATCCACCAGGATAAGATCCTGTCCCTGAGACAGCAGACCCAGTTCCTATGGGAGGCTTACTTCAACTCTGTGGAGAAAATAGTACTGACCACACTGGAG ATCATCCAGGACCGAGTACTGCAGCACACCTCAAGGAGTAACCTCATGTGGAACAGTCTGCCTGGAGGTCTTTTCACCCTGCCTCAGTACTCTACATACCTGGGAGACTTCCCGTTCTATTACGCTAAGCTGG GTATCAAGCCATACTCCAAGTTTACAGCAATCATTCATGTGGTGACCCCACTGGTCTCCCAGTCTCAGCCAGTCATGAAGCTGCTTGTGGCTGTGGCCAAATCCCAGTACTGTGCTCAG GTGATAGTCCTGTGGAATTGTGACAAGCCTCTTCCTGCCAAGCACCGCTGGCCTGCCACCTCAGTCCCTGTCATTGTTATAGAAGGCGAAAGCAAG GTGATAAGCAGTCGTTTTCTGCCCTACGACACCATCCCCACTGATGCTGTCCTCAGTCTGGATGAGGACACTGTGCTCTCCACCACAGAG GTGGACTTTGCTTTCACGGTCTGGCAGAGTTTCCCAGACCGCATTGTTGGTTACCCAGCCCGCAGCCACTTCTGGGACAGCAACAAGGAGCGGTGGGGCTACACTTCCAAATGGACCAACGACTACTCCATGGTGCTGACTGGGGCTGCCATCTATCACAA aTACTACCACTACTTGTACACTACTTACCTTCCAGCCAGTCTGAAGACTATGGTTGACCAGATGTCAAACTGCGAGGACATTCTGATGAATTTTCTGGTGTCGTCAGTCTCTAAACTACCACCCATCAAGGTCACCCAGAAGAAACAATACAAGGAGACCATGATGGGACAG AGCTCCCGGGCGTCTCGCTGGGCTGACCCGGACCATTTTGCCCAGCGTCAGACCTGCATGAACAAGTTTGCCAGCTGGTTTGGCACCATGCCCCTGGTCCATTCTCAGATGAGGCTGGACCCAGTCTTGTTCAAAGACCAGGTGTCCATACTGCGGAAGAAGTACAGGGATATCGAGAGACTATAA